A stretch of Planctomicrobium piriforme DNA encodes these proteins:
- the thiC gene encoding phosphomethylpyrimidine synthase ThiC — MNYELPELGQNPSSTAAGTSPGSFAKKPRLAPGAEGRWTFSSPDTPGMPQPSEKTAWDFLPEGWSTEELSVQSRESRARQVSSTLNPQRSTFAQSNGIERTVTYPAGFEPSTQLENARLGIVTPEMTRVAEREGHLSPEQVRDEVAAGRMVIPANKVHLSYQLDPMAIGRASKTKINANMGASPISSGTDEEVEKLKWAERWGADTVMDLSTGGNIDECRGAIIRNSNVPIGTVPIYSMIIGRKLYDLDADAILSSLRHQAGQGVDYFTIHAGVLREHLPYVKERLIGIVSRGGSLLAKWMIDHNEQNPMYTLWEDICDIMREYDVTFSIGDGLRPGGLADATDRAQLSELSTLGELTERAWRKGVQVMIEGPGHVPFDQIEYNMKLQRTLCHGAPFYVLGPLVTDMFPGYDHITSCIGATAAGYHGASMLCYVTPKEHLGLPKKDDVKQGCVAYKIAAHAADVALGIPGSRDQDDELTKARAALNWQKHFDLSFDPDLARAYHDEDLDVDTDFCAMCGHDWCSVRISKEIVEFASGKDQDYQWKLAKKTAALTPEQQAILEKRGVLSPEEIHKLASKTKKAVGAEAGKANCHSDYVDTEAAQALQKDVTLVELHTR; from the coding sequence ATGAATTACGAACTTCCAGAACTCGGCCAGAACCCTTCCTCCACCGCCGCCGGAACCTCTCCCGGCAGCTTCGCGAAAAAGCCGCGCCTGGCTCCCGGAGCGGAAGGCCGCTGGACGTTCTCTTCACCCGACACGCCGGGCATGCCGCAACCGTCGGAAAAAACGGCCTGGGACTTTTTGCCGGAAGGGTGGAGCACGGAAGAGTTGAGTGTTCAGAGTCGAGAGTCCAGAGCCAGACAGGTTTCCTCAACGCTCAACCCTCAACGCTCAACGTTCGCACAATCGAACGGCATCGAGCGCACCGTCACCTATCCGGCTGGCTTCGAGCCTTCGACTCAACTTGAGAATGCCCGGCTCGGCATCGTGACTCCCGAAATGACTCGGGTTGCCGAGCGAGAAGGACATCTCTCGCCGGAACAGGTGCGGGATGAAGTCGCTGCGGGACGCATGGTCATTCCCGCGAACAAGGTGCATTTGAGCTATCAACTCGATCCGATGGCTATCGGCCGGGCTTCGAAAACCAAGATCAACGCCAATATGGGAGCCTCGCCGATCTCGTCCGGCACCGATGAAGAAGTCGAGAAGCTGAAATGGGCGGAACGCTGGGGCGCCGACACCGTGATGGATCTCTCCACCGGCGGCAACATCGATGAGTGCCGCGGCGCGATCATCCGCAACAGCAATGTCCCCATCGGCACTGTCCCCATCTACTCGATGATCATCGGTCGCAAGCTCTACGATCTCGACGCCGATGCCATTCTCTCTTCGCTTCGCCATCAGGCGGGACAGGGGGTCGATTACTTCACGATTCACGCCGGCGTGCTTCGCGAACACCTGCCGTATGTGAAGGAACGTCTGATCGGCATCGTCTCCCGCGGCGGCTCGCTGCTCGCCAAGTGGATGATCGACCACAACGAGCAGAACCCCATGTACACGCTGTGGGAAGACATCTGCGACATCATGCGCGAGTACGACGTCACCTTCTCGATTGGCGACGGACTCCGACCCGGGGGTCTGGCCGACGCCACCGACCGGGCCCAGCTGTCCGAGCTCTCCACACTCGGTGAGCTGACCGAACGAGCCTGGCGCAAAGGGGTCCAGGTGATGATCGAAGGGCCGGGCCACGTCCCGTTCGATCAGATCGAATACAACATGAAGTTGCAGCGGACCCTTTGCCATGGGGCGCCGTTCTATGTTCTCGGCCCGCTGGTGACCGACATGTTCCCCGGCTACGACCATATCACCAGCTGCATCGGAGCGACCGCCGCCGGCTATCATGGCGCCAGCATGCTCTGCTATGTCACTCCCAAGGAGCACCTCGGTCTCCCCAAGAAAGACGACGTGAAGCAGGGTTGCGTGGCTTACAAGATCGCGGCTCATGCCGCTGACGTGGCGCTGGGCATCCCCGGCTCTCGCGACCAGGATGACGAACTGACGAAAGCTCGTGCCGCACTGAACTGGCAGAAGCACTTCGACCTCAGCTTCGACCCCGACCTCGCACGGGCCTATCACGACGAAGACCTCGACGTCGACACCGACTTCTGCGCCATGTGCGGGCACGACTGGTGCAGCGTGCGAATCAGCAAAGAGATCGTTGAGTTCGCGTCAGGGAAAGATCAGGACTACCAGTGGAAGCTCGCCAAGAAGACCGCCGCCCTGACCCCAGAGCAGCAGGCGATTCTCGAGAAGCGCGGCGTCCTCTCGCCTGAAGAAATCCACAAGCTCGCCAGCAAGACGAAGAAAGCCGTCGGCGCCGAAGCCGGCAAGGCCAACTGCCATAGCGACTACGTCGACACAGAAGCCGCTCAGGCTTTGCAGAAGGATGTGACGCTGGTCGAACTGCACACGAGATAA
- the guaA gene encoding glutamine-hydrolyzing GMP synthase, with product MTPAPAAGSAIPSQDTILVLDFGSQTAQLIARRVRDQQVFCQLVRHDLSAARIREINPKGLILSGGPASCYAPGAPQLDPGIFDLGIPILGICYGMQVSCRALGCEVKPGKSREFGHTEMHCDTDNALFKGLPKSFTTWMSHGDRVENLDTQFVVLAKTSDCPNAAIRHREKPIYGLQFHPEVSHTQHGEHLLGNFIRNICGCDGTWKISSFIEQQITEIRERVGKRRVICGLSGGVDSSVTAALLYQSIGSQLTCIFVDNGLLRKGEREQVEYEFSEHFKTDLHVVDAADRFLDALAGVSEPQAKRKAIGKTFIDVFKDEARQIDDAHFLAQGTLYPDVIESGGNPDGPSATIKYHHNVGGLPAELGFELIEPLRMLFKDEVRRMGQELGLPDGLIWRHPFPGPGLAVRCLGEITKARLDTLREADAVFTEELHETGTYRKVQQAFAVLLPLQTVGVMGDARTYEDVIALRSVDTDNFMTADWSKLPYDLLQRVSTKIINSVRGVNRVVYDISSKPPSTIEWE from the coding sequence ATGACCCCTGCTCCTGCCGCCGGTTCTGCGATTCCCTCCCAGGACACGATTCTTGTTCTCGACTTCGGTTCGCAAACGGCCCAGTTGATCGCCCGCCGCGTCCGCGACCAGCAAGTGTTCTGCCAACTGGTGCGGCATGACCTGAGCGCCGCGCGGATCCGTGAAATCAATCCCAAAGGGCTGATTCTCTCGGGCGGGCCTGCCAGTTGTTATGCCCCCGGCGCACCGCAGCTTGATCCAGGCATCTTCGACCTCGGGATTCCGATCCTCGGCATCTGCTACGGCATGCAGGTGAGCTGCCGGGCATTGGGCTGTGAAGTGAAGCCAGGGAAGTCGCGTGAGTTCGGGCACACCGAGATGCACTGCGACACCGACAACGCACTCTTCAAAGGGCTGCCGAAAAGCTTCACCACCTGGATGAGCCACGGCGATCGGGTCGAGAATCTCGACACGCAGTTTGTAGTCCTGGCAAAAACCTCCGACTGCCCGAACGCGGCGATTCGTCATCGCGAGAAGCCGATTTACGGATTGCAGTTCCACCCGGAAGTCTCACATACGCAGCATGGCGAGCATCTGCTGGGGAACTTCATCCGCAACATCTGCGGTTGTGACGGCACCTGGAAGATCTCGTCGTTCATCGAACAGCAGATCACCGAGATCCGCGAACGAGTCGGCAAGCGGCGCGTGATCTGCGGGCTATCAGGCGGGGTGGATTCGTCCGTGACCGCCGCGCTGCTCTATCAATCGATCGGCTCGCAACTGACCTGCATTTTCGTGGACAACGGCCTGCTCCGCAAAGGGGAGCGGGAACAGGTGGAGTACGAGTTCAGCGAACACTTCAAAACCGACCTGCATGTCGTCGACGCGGCCGACCGATTTCTGGACGCGCTGGCCGGCGTGAGCGAACCGCAGGCGAAGCGGAAAGCGATCGGCAAGACGTTTATCGACGTGTTCAAAGATGAAGCCCGACAGATTGACGACGCGCATTTTCTGGCACAGGGAACGCTGTATCCTGACGTGATCGAATCAGGCGGGAATCCCGACGGTCCTTCGGCGACGATCAAGTATCACCACAACGTCGGCGGCTTGCCTGCGGAACTGGGCTTTGAACTCATCGAACCGCTGCGGATGCTGTTCAAGGATGAAGTCCGCCGAATGGGCCAGGAACTGGGTCTGCCGGACGGCTTGATCTGGCGGCATCCATTCCCTGGTCCTGGCTTGGCAGTCCGCTGCCTGGGCGAGATCACCAAGGCACGTCTCGATACGCTCCGCGAAGCGGATGCGGTCTTCACGGAAGAGCTGCATGAGACAGGCACCTACCGCAAGGTGCAGCAAGCGTTTGCCGTGCTGCTGCCGCTGCAGACGGTAGGAGTGATGGGTGATGCGAGAACCTATGAAGACGTGATCGCCCTGCGGTCGGTCGACACCGATAACTTCATGACGGCCGATTGGTCGAAGCTGCCGTACGACTTGCTGCAACGGGTCTCGACCAAGATCATCAACAGCGTGCGGGGAGTGAATCGAGTGGTGTACGACATCAGCTCGAAGCCGCCGAGCACGATTGAATGGGAATAG
- a CDS encoding sugar ABC transporter ATP-binding protein, translating to MTMSRGDQSKPVLDLRRIGKRFPGVVALDGVSFDVRAGEFHAICGENGAGKSTLMKILSGVLTEYDGEFLVRGERAAFAGTRDAERAGISIIHQELNLVEQLSVAANIFLGRELKRGPFLDEAAMCSKAAELFSQLGCPIRPSQRVKELRVGDQQLVEIAKALSLKSDILIMDEPTSALTETEVERLFRVIETLRTQGVTILYISHKMEEVFRLSDRITVLRDGRHVKTLDRKATSPREITHLMVGRELENTRLSENRTPGEVVLDVSHLSLAWPGHARRWRLADVSFSLHKGEVLGIAGLMGAGRTELLECLFGANSDAVQGEIRLNGNVVSFSHPAQAKDAGLAMVTEDRKRLGLFAQMTVRENITICTLDEATSGPIVSTKRERSQASESIANVGVKTAGTEAAITGLSGGNQQKCIIARWLRTNPKVLLLDDPTRGIDVGAKAELYQVIDRLCRSGLAIIVTSSELPELITLCDRILVLCEGRLTGELQRGEFSEQRIMELATAQTCASEAEPASLL from the coding sequence ATGACCATGTCTCGCGGCGACCAATCGAAACCCGTCCTCGATCTGCGGCGGATTGGCAAGCGGTTTCCTGGCGTCGTCGCGCTCGATGGCGTTTCGTTTGATGTGCGGGCCGGGGAGTTTCATGCCATCTGCGGCGAGAACGGAGCCGGTAAAAGCACGCTGATGAAAATCCTCTCAGGCGTACTCACCGAGTATGACGGAGAGTTTCTAGTCCGCGGTGAACGCGCTGCCTTCGCTGGGACACGGGATGCCGAACGGGCTGGAATCAGCATTATTCACCAGGAACTCAACCTGGTCGAGCAGTTGAGCGTCGCAGCCAATATCTTTCTTGGGCGAGAACTCAAACGCGGCCCGTTTCTCGATGAAGCGGCGATGTGCAGCAAGGCCGCGGAGTTGTTTTCGCAACTCGGTTGCCCGATCCGACCAAGCCAACGAGTGAAAGAACTACGGGTCGGCGATCAACAGTTGGTGGAGATCGCCAAAGCGCTTTCGTTGAAGTCCGACATTCTGATCATGGACGAGCCGACCAGCGCGCTGACCGAGACGGAAGTGGAACGGCTGTTTCGGGTGATCGAGACGTTGCGGACGCAAGGGGTCACGATTCTCTACATCTCGCACAAGATGGAGGAAGTGTTTCGTCTGTCGGACCGGATCACCGTGTTGCGGGACGGGCGGCATGTGAAGACGCTGGACCGCAAGGCAACGAGCCCGCGAGAAATCACGCACTTGATGGTAGGTCGCGAACTTGAGAACACCCGACTTTCTGAAAACCGGACGCCTGGCGAAGTGGTGCTGGATGTGAGTCATCTGTCACTAGCCTGGCCCGGCCATGCGCGACGCTGGCGACTGGCGGACGTGTCGTTCTCACTTCACAAAGGAGAAGTGCTGGGGATTGCAGGGCTGATGGGGGCCGGCAGGACGGAACTCCTCGAGTGTCTGTTCGGCGCCAATAGCGATGCGGTGCAAGGAGAGATTCGTCTCAACGGCAATGTTGTTTCGTTTTCCCATCCTGCTCAAGCGAAAGACGCCGGGCTGGCAATGGTGACGGAAGACCGTAAACGCTTGGGGCTCTTCGCGCAGATGACCGTGCGCGAGAACATCACCATCTGCACGCTCGATGAAGCAACGTCGGGACCGATCGTCAGTACAAAACGCGAACGTTCGCAAGCGAGTGAATCGATTGCGAACGTCGGAGTCAAAACTGCTGGCACGGAAGCGGCCATTACCGGGCTCTCCGGCGGCAATCAGCAGAAATGCATTATCGCCCGTTGGTTGAGAACGAACCCGAAAGTGCTGCTGCTGGATGACCCGACGCGCGGCATCGACGTCGGTGCGAAGGCCGAGTTGTATCAGGTGATTGACCGCCTGTGCCGGTCGGGACTGGCGATCATCGTTACTTCGAGCGAATTGCCGGAACTGATCACGCTGTGTGATCGAATTCTTGTGTTATGCGAAGGCCGGCTGACGGGCGAATTGCAGCGCGGCGAGTTCAGCGAGCAGAGAATCATGGAACTCGCGACGGCGCAGACCTGTGCATCGGAAGCTGAGCCAGCCAGCCTGCTCTGA
- a CDS encoding OprO/OprP family phosphate-selective porin produces MKRYSRLLRNRRLAWLGIILCLSTACLADDAEFAADVFDDGEAPAFVQLSAYEEPVQLPPAPSPAIALADTIPPDPPDELSKLMAEVNKLKDRLKTMEDDGKKKAADAKKNEFPSFKITGFTQLDSAAYSQSPNNIATVGNAQDGTGFRRARLAVQGKVAEFTSYQVEMDFATAGRPSFFDTYVEQSNIPYLGTVRVGQFCQPFSVDSLTGFRNLTFLERSLPFLAFVPFRRVGAQAANIADDEMSQWAYSVFRTGGYKNAPLGDNRYGVDIGDVGGVSFSTRATHLIQYDPHANDRYLWHIGASYDYSVLGADTAAGSTTQTPFYQTRVLPEFGPLGYSEDAQAFGFANNSTPVFVDSGRYPANHFNLFGLETVYQNGPWGVQAEYMATVVDSIVGNIFYNGAYTQVAYRLTGEHRAYDKKNGTLGRLVPFTDFFSFKKKGIQGMGAWEVAGRLSFVDIRNPDSLNGQYLNGTSNAGNGTLVDSTLGFTWFLNTHTKFQGNWIHCMLNNSDRGHSTANLFVSRVQVDF; encoded by the coding sequence ATGAAACGGTACTCCAGACTGCTGCGAAATCGACGCCTGGCCTGGCTGGGGATAATCCTCTGCCTTTCCACAGCTTGTTTGGCTGATGATGCGGAGTTCGCTGCAGACGTCTTCGACGACGGCGAAGCTCCTGCCTTTGTGCAGCTGTCCGCTTACGAGGAGCCCGTTCAGCTCCCTCCTGCTCCGTCTCCCGCCATTGCCTTGGCCGACACCATTCCGCCGGATCCGCCTGATGAACTCAGCAAGCTGATGGCGGAAGTGAACAAACTCAAAGACCGCCTGAAGACGATGGAGGACGACGGCAAGAAGAAAGCCGCCGACGCCAAGAAGAACGAGTTCCCCAGCTTCAAGATTACGGGGTTCACCCAGCTCGATTCGGCCGCTTACAGCCAGAGCCCGAACAACATTGCCACGGTTGGAAATGCACAGGACGGAACCGGTTTTCGGCGTGCCCGCCTGGCGGTTCAGGGCAAGGTGGCCGAGTTCACCTCATACCAGGTGGAAATGGACTTCGCGACCGCGGGCCGTCCGAGCTTTTTCGACACCTATGTCGAACAGAGTAACATTCCTTATCTCGGTACGGTTCGGGTTGGTCAGTTTTGCCAGCCGTTCAGCGTCGACTCGCTCACTGGCTTCCGCAATCTGACATTTTTGGAACGGTCGCTGCCGTTCCTGGCGTTCGTTCCGTTTCGCCGCGTCGGTGCTCAGGCTGCCAACATCGCGGATGACGAGATGTCTCAGTGGGCCTACAGCGTGTTCCGCACCGGCGGCTACAAGAATGCTCCGCTGGGCGACAACCGGTATGGAGTCGACATCGGCGATGTCGGGGGCGTTTCATTTTCGACTCGGGCTACGCACCTGATTCAGTACGATCCGCACGCGAATGACCGCTATCTGTGGCACATTGGCGCTAGTTACGACTACAGCGTGCTTGGCGCCGATACCGCTGCCGGCAGCACCACACAAACCCCTTTCTACCAGACTCGCGTTCTGCCCGAATTCGGCCCGCTGGGTTATTCGGAAGACGCCCAGGCATTTGGATTTGCCAACAACTCCACGCCGGTGTTCGTCGACTCTGGCCGTTACCCTGCCAATCACTTCAATCTGTTTGGACTGGAAACCGTCTACCAGAACGGTCCGTGGGGAGTGCAGGCGGAATACATGGCCACCGTCGTCGACAGCATTGTCGGCAACATCTTCTACAACGGGGCCTACACGCAAGTCGCCTACCGCCTGACCGGCGAGCACCGCGCATACGACAAGAAGAACGGCACGCTGGGACGGCTGGTTCCATTCACTGATTTCTTTTCGTTCAAGAAAAAGGGAATTCAGGGCATGGGGGCCTGGGAAGTGGCCGGGCGATTGTCGTTTGTTGATATTCGCAACCCGGACAGCCTCAACGGCCAGTACCTGAACGGCACCAGCAACGCCGGCAACGGCACGCTGGTCGACTCGACCTTGGGATTCACCTGGTTTCTGAATACGCACACGAAGTTTCAGGGAAACTGGATCCACTGCATGCTGAACAACTCGGACAGGGGGCACAGCACAGCCAACCTGTTTGTCAGTCGCGTTCAGGTTGACTTCTGA
- a CDS encoding PAS domain-containing protein, with protein sequence MNQLSPESDAADQSLHSRILELEDQLAEATATIDAIRRGEVDAFIVNQGPLDTEQLWLMADEAPALMGYLDRDLRFRSINHQTDLWFLVEGEQVLGRTLANVLGQQAFDVLRPTLQISLEGSESGYDGWIVFHDRRRYIRGRFTPDIIADGSVNGLFFVVVDYTESRRASDVLQAATERTQRILESISDCFFTVDQNFVVTSINSQALPYFGPSRDQVIGRGFWEMFPHLIGTDIEQEYRRALRDNVTVHLEVPSRRDPGAWLEIRVYPSRDGLSIFFRDITQRKDVEAKIKDSEQHLRTALESGRMVAWQYDIHTDIVKFSETVATVVGLPPGQTIRKGNEGWSLIHPLDVESYRTAVNGAMRGDGQYRVQFRLIRPDDQREIWVEDSGRLIRDDDGAPSQLVGIMQDITERKKSERELELARRQADAANQAKSEFVANMSHEIRTPMTAILGYADVLAAHLDDPDNLQCVDTIRRNGRYLLEIINDILDLSKIEAGQLEISRERVDVIHAASEIIELMRVRADERKIGLSAEFVGPVPEAIQTDPKRLRQILVNLIGNAVKFTERGDVRLVVRYAEEDAKLSFDVVDTGIGISPDQMSRLFRPFTQGDMSVARQYEGTGLGLSISRRLAQMLGGEIEVDSALGTGSTFRLVLPIRDQEIVLVSPTSTEMPALEARLPKRSQLQCRALVVDDRRDVRYLAQHFIEDAGGEVLTASNGQEAVEVVLQSLTDGSPVEIVIMDVQMPVMDGFTAARRLRKEGYTGPVIALTANAMQGDRDRCLAAGFDDYTSKPIDGVALVSLIARHLQSRVK encoded by the coding sequence ATGAATCAGCTCTCTCCCGAATCCGACGCCGCCGACCAGTCGCTGCACAGCAGAATTCTGGAGCTCGAAGATCAACTGGCCGAAGCCACGGCCACCATCGACGCGATTCGCCGCGGCGAAGTGGACGCGTTCATCGTCAACCAGGGCCCGCTCGACACCGAGCAACTCTGGCTGATGGCCGATGAAGCCCCCGCGCTGATGGGCTACCTCGACCGCGACTTGCGGTTTCGTTCGATCAACCATCAGACCGACCTGTGGTTTCTGGTCGAAGGCGAACAGGTTCTCGGGCGGACGTTAGCAAATGTCCTCGGCCAGCAGGCTTTTGATGTCCTCCGGCCAACCTTGCAGATCAGTCTTGAGGGGAGCGAAAGCGGCTATGACGGCTGGATCGTGTTCCACGACCGCCGCCGGTACATTCGCGGGCGATTCACTCCTGATATCATCGCTGACGGCAGCGTCAACGGCCTGTTTTTCGTCGTTGTCGATTACACGGAAAGCCGCCGCGCTTCTGACGTTCTCCAGGCCGCCACGGAACGCACGCAGCGCATCCTCGAATCGATCAGTGACTGCTTCTTCACTGTCGACCAGAATTTCGTCGTCACCTCGATCAATAGCCAGGCGCTGCCTTACTTCGGCCCTTCCCGCGATCAGGTGATCGGCCGCGGTTTCTGGGAGATGTTTCCCCATTTGATCGGGACAGACATCGAACAGGAGTACCGCCGCGCACTCCGTGACAACGTCACCGTCCATCTCGAAGTTCCATCGCGACGCGATCCCGGCGCCTGGCTGGAGATTCGGGTTTATCCTTCCCGCGACGGCCTGTCGATTTTCTTTCGCGACATCACGCAGCGGAAAGATGTCGAAGCCAAGATCAAGGACAGCGAGCAGCACCTGCGGACCGCTCTCGAGTCGGGTCGCATGGTTGCCTGGCAGTACGACATCCACACCGACATCGTCAAATTCTCCGAGACGGTTGCGACGGTCGTCGGGCTGCCGCCTGGGCAAACGATCCGCAAAGGGAACGAAGGCTGGTCGCTGATTCATCCACTCGATGTCGAGAGCTACCGCACCGCCGTCAACGGCGCCATGCGAGGCGACGGTCAGTACCGAGTGCAGTTCCGCTTGATTCGGCCTGACGACCAGCGAGAAATCTGGGTCGAAGACTCCGGTCGCCTTATTCGCGACGATGACGGCGCCCCGTCGCAACTCGTCGGCATCATGCAGGACATTACCGAACGCAAAAAGTCGGAACGGGAACTGGAACTCGCGCGGCGGCAGGCCGATGCCGCAAATCAGGCCAAGAGCGAATTCGTCGCCAACATGAGCCACGAAATCCGCACACCGATGACCGCCATCCTCGGCTATGCCGACGTGCTCGCCGCACATCTCGACGATCCTGATAACCTGCAGTGCGTCGACACGATTCGCCGCAACGGCCGCTATCTGCTGGAAATCATTAACGACATTCTCGACCTTTCAAAGATCGAGGCCGGGCAACTCGAAATCAGCCGCGAACGAGTCGACGTCATCCACGCCGCCAGCGAGATCATCGAATTGATGCGGGTGCGGGCAGATGAACGTAAAATTGGACTCTCGGCGGAATTCGTCGGCCCCGTCCCTGAAGCGATCCAGACCGACCCCAAGCGTCTCCGTCAGATTCTGGTGAACCTGATCGGCAACGCCGTGAAATTCACCGAACGGGGAGATGTCCGGCTGGTGGTGCGGTATGCGGAAGAGGACGCCAAACTCAGCTTCGATGTCGTCGACACCGGGATCGGGATCAGTCCCGATCAGATGTCGCGGCTGTTTCGCCCCTTCACGCAAGGAGACATGTCGGTCGCGCGCCAGTACGAAGGGACCGGACTCGGGCTCAGTATCTCGCGACGGCTCGCACAGATGCTCGGCGGCGAGATCGAAGTCGACAGCGCACTGGGGACAGGCAGCACGTTTCGACTCGTCCTGCCGATCCGCGACCAGGAAATCGTGCTGGTCAGCCCGACTTCGACAGAGATGCCGGCGCTCGAAGCCCGCTTGCCCAAGCGATCACAGCTGCAGTGCCGCGCCCTCGTCGTAGACGACCGCCGCGATGTGCGCTACCTGGCGCAGCACTTCATCGAAGATGCCGGCGGTGAAGTGTTGACCGCCTCCAATGGTCAGGAAGCAGTCGAGGTGGTGTTACAAAGCCTGACGGACGGCTCGCCCGTCGAGATCGTCATCATGGACGTGCAAATGCCGGTCATGGACGGTTTCACCGCCGCACGCCGATTGAGGAAAGAAGGCTACACCGGCCCCGTCATCGCCCTCACGGCCAACGCCATGCAGGGCGACCGCGACCGCTGCCTGGCCGCGGGCTTCGACGACTACACCAGCAAGCCCATCGACGGAGTCGCACTGGTCTCGCTGATCGCCCGACATCTCCAGTCCCGCGTCAAGTGA
- a CDS encoding circadian clock KaiB family protein — MSDQNTSQDHADSDDPLDIWNLRLYVAGQTAKSRTAIENLKRICEQHLPGRYDIEVVDLLENPQLARGDQIIAIPTLVRKLPNPMRKVIGDLSNEEKTLVGMQIVPRKPPDAGGV; from the coding sequence ATGTCCGATCAGAATACATCACAAGATCACGCCGACAGCGACGACCCGTTGGACATCTGGAATCTCCGGCTTTATGTCGCAGGTCAAACAGCGAAATCACGCACCGCGATCGAGAATCTCAAACGGATCTGCGAACAGCATCTGCCGGGCAGGTATGATATTGAAGTCGTCGATCTGCTGGAGAACCCCCAACTCGCCCGGGGGGACCAGATCATCGCGATTCCGACGCTCGTTAGAAAATTGCCGAATCCGATGCGGAAGGTGATCGGCGATCTGTCGAACGAAGAGAAGACGCTGGTGGGCATGCAAATTGTCCCTCGAAAGCCTCCTGATGCGGGGGGAGTTTGA